In Sander lucioperca isolate FBNREF2018 chromosome 12, SLUC_FBN_1.2, whole genome shotgun sequence, one DNA window encodes the following:
- the pim2 gene encoding serine/threonine-protein kinase pim-2, which yields MLEKRAGEFHLDEEVRGKNVKEPFDSQYHCGALLGSGGFGSVFSGQRLCDGLQVAIKQISRDRVQQWARLPGEVGPVPMEIALLQRLVEVGGHASVVRMLDWFEVEGRGFLLVLERPPHGQDLFDFITERGALPERLALRFFRQIVEGLRFLHAHGVVHRDIKDENIVVDTRTLDVKIIDFGSGAPLKETPYSEFEGTRVYSPPEWIVSQSYEAVPLTVWSLGVLLFDMVCGDIPFERDQDIVGAAPVFTRRVSKECQSLIRWCLSYRPEERPTLEEILSHPWMEGGEAEEEEHSSLPNQSL from the exons ATGTTGGAGAAAAGAGCCGGGGAGTTTCATCTGGACGAGGAAGTCCGGGGAAAAAACG TGAAGGAACCGTTCGACAGTCAGTATCACTGCGGCGCTCTGCTCGGCAGCGGCGGCTTTGGGTCGGTGTTTTCAGGCCAGAGGCTTTGTGATGGACTGCAG GTTGCCATTAAACAGATTTCCAGAGACAGAGTTCAGCAGTGGGCCCGACTG CCTGGCGAGGTCGGCCCCGTTCCCATGGAGATCGCTCTGCTGCAGCGGCTGGTGGAGGTCGGGGGTCACGCCAGCGTCGTCCGCATGCTGGACTGGTTCGAGGTGGAGGGGCGGGGCTTCCTGCTGGTGCTGGAGCGCCCGCCACACGGCCAGGATCTGTTCGACTTCATCACGGAGAGAGGAGCTCTCCCTGAACGCCTCGCActcag GTTCTTCCGGCAGATCGTGGAGGGGCTGCGCTTCCTTCACGCCCACGGCGTCGTGCACCGAGACATCAAGGACGAGAACATCGTGGTCGACACGCGGACGCTCGACGTCAAGATCATCGACTTTGGATCCGGAGCTCCGCTCAAAGAGACGCCATACAGCGAGTTCGAAG GTACGCGGGTCTACAGCCCCCCTGAGTGGATCGTGTCCCAGTCCTACGAGGCCGTCCCTCTCACCGTCTGGTCTCTGGGCGTGCTGCTCTTTGACATGGTGTGCGGTGACATCCCGTTCGAGCGCGACCAGGATATCGTCGGCGCAGCGCCCGTTTTCACCAGACGGGTCTCTAAAG AATGCCAGTCTCTGATTCGCTGGTGCCTGTCGTACCGTCCCGAGGAGCGTCCGACCCTGGAGGAGATCCTGTCCCACCCCTGGATGGAGGGAGgcgaggcagaggaggaggagcacaGCTCTCTGCCCAACCAGTCCCTG TGA